A genomic window from Paraburkholderia phytofirmans OLGA172 includes:
- a CDS encoding efflux transporter outer membrane subunit yields MIDVNQRIVRRRRLCVALCGCAAVAGCMVGPDYRTPPAPPTDTYTATPLPEQTASSPGAAGLPQRFMPGQDIPAAWWALFHCEPLDALIRQALVNSPNIAAAQAALQQASENFSAQAGGTLLPSVDAQLGATREKLNGVAFGQPGVVDEFNLYNASVNVSYKLDVFGGTRRELEALHAQVDYQRFQLQAAYLAMSANIVTAAVKEASLRAQIEATERIATEEDEQLGVLGKQFDLGGVGRTAVLAQQTLLAQTRATLPPLQQQLDQARHQLAVLAGKLPSDAALPEFKLEMFSLPETLPVSLPSALVQQRPDILAADAVLHQASAQVGVATAAMYPQITLSASYGAEALTPAQVFKAGSTIWSLGAGLLQPVFHGGQLSAQKRAAEAAYEQADAQYRETVLLAFQNVADSLRALDHDATGLRAQTDAWRAASDSLELTRGQYRVGGVSYLSLLDAQRQYQQTVVSLAQAQASRYADTAALFQALGGGWWNAAAPATAATTH; encoded by the coding sequence ATGATCGACGTTAACCAGCGTATTGTCCGGCGGCGGCGCCTGTGCGTCGCGCTATGCGGCTGCGCCGCAGTGGCGGGCTGCATGGTCGGTCCCGACTACCGCACTCCCCCCGCGCCGCCTACCGACACCTACACCGCCACACCGCTGCCCGAGCAGACGGCCTCTTCTCCAGGGGCTGCCGGCTTGCCACAGCGTTTTATGCCGGGACAGGATATTCCCGCCGCCTGGTGGGCACTCTTTCACTGCGAGCCGCTCGACGCGCTGATCCGTCAGGCCCTCGTCAACAGCCCGAACATCGCCGCGGCGCAAGCTGCATTGCAGCAGGCGAGTGAAAACTTCTCGGCACAAGCCGGCGGCACCCTTCTACCCAGCGTCGACGCACAACTTGGCGCCACGCGCGAGAAATTGAACGGCGTCGCGTTCGGCCAGCCCGGCGTCGTGGATGAGTTCAATCTCTACAACGCATCGGTGAACGTATCGTACAAACTCGACGTGTTCGGCGGCACACGGCGCGAACTCGAAGCGTTGCACGCGCAAGTCGATTACCAGCGCTTCCAGTTGCAGGCCGCCTATCTCGCGATGTCGGCCAACATTGTGACCGCGGCCGTCAAGGAAGCGTCACTGCGCGCACAGATCGAGGCAACCGAGCGGATCGCCACGGAAGAAGACGAGCAACTGGGCGTACTCGGCAAGCAGTTCGACCTGGGGGGCGTGGGCCGCACGGCGGTGCTCGCGCAGCAGACCCTGTTGGCGCAGACCCGCGCAACGCTGCCGCCGCTGCAACAACAACTCGACCAGGCGCGTCACCAGCTCGCCGTGCTGGCCGGCAAACTGCCCAGCGACGCCGCGTTGCCAGAATTCAAGCTCGAGATGTTCTCGTTGCCCGAGACGCTGCCGGTCAGTCTCCCGTCCGCGCTGGTGCAGCAGCGGCCCGACATCCTCGCCGCCGACGCCGTCCTGCATCAGGCCAGCGCGCAAGTCGGCGTGGCGACTGCGGCGATGTATCCGCAGATCACGCTGTCCGCCAGCTACGGCGCCGAGGCCCTGACGCCGGCCCAGGTGTTCAAGGCCGGCAGCACGATCTGGAGCCTGGGCGCCGGTCTGCTGCAACCGGTCTTCCATGGCGGGCAACTGAGTGCGCAGAAGCGCGCGGCCGAGGCGGCGTACGAGCAAGCCGACGCGCAATATCGCGAAACGGTGCTGCTGGCGTTCCAGAACGTCGCGGACTCGCTGCGCGCGCTCGATCACGACGCGACCGGCCTGAGAGCGCAGACAGACGCCTGGCGTGCCGCTAGCGATTCGCTGGAACTGACGCGTGGGCAGTATCGCGTCGGCGGAGTGAGCTACCTGTCGCTTCTCGATGCCCAACGCCAGTACCAACAAACGGTGGTGAGCCTCGCGCAGGCCCAGGCATCCCGCTACGCCGACACCGCGGCCCTCTTCCAGGCGCTCGGTGGCGGCTGGTGGAACGCCGCTGCGCCGGCCACCGCCGCAACGACGCATTGA
- a CDS encoding cupin domain-containing protein gives MRRYIYLAALPATFVAGMFASHLGTLARAQASDVPLTAQIIDLAALTDADVGPQIPNMGTLRSKGLVVTPSGTVAVQTGNVPKHTHRGSDEIQYVISGSGTFWLGNEQRQIHAGDLIIIPKGTVHAGSEPTSGEFKVLSIKLPPQAPGDMQMVP, from the coding sequence ATGCGTCGATACATCTATCTCGCGGCATTGCCTGCGACCTTCGTTGCCGGCATGTTTGCATCCCATCTGGGCACACTGGCGCGAGCCCAGGCGTCAGACGTACCGCTCACGGCGCAGATCATCGACCTGGCCGCCTTAACCGATGCCGATGTTGGCCCACAGATTCCGAACATGGGTACCTTGCGTTCGAAGGGCCTGGTCGTCACGCCGAGCGGAACCGTTGCGGTGCAGACCGGTAACGTACCCAAGCATACGCATCGAGGTTCTGACGAAATCCAGTACGTGATTTCGGGAAGCGGCACGTTCTGGCTAGGTAACGAACAGCGTCAGATTCACGCCGGCGACCTGATCATTATCCCGAAGGGAACCGTGCATGCGGGGTCCGAGCCGACCAGCGGCGAATTCAAGGTCCTTTCCATCAAGCTGCCTCCGCAAGCGCCAGGCGACATGCAGATGGTTCCCTGA
- a CDS encoding metal/formaldehyde-sensitive transcriptional repressor — protein sequence MSHTIREKQKLLNRVRRIKGQVEAIERALEEEQGCIDVLQQITSCRGAMNGLLAVVLEDHIRTHLVDAETHEESTGSATDQLIEVVHSYFK from the coding sequence ATGAGCCACACCATTCGCGAGAAACAGAAGCTGCTCAACCGGGTCCGGCGTATTAAGGGGCAGGTTGAAGCCATTGAGCGGGCGCTCGAGGAAGAGCAGGGGTGCATTGACGTCCTGCAGCAGATAACCAGCTGCCGCGGCGCGATGAACGGCCTGCTGGCTGTGGTGCTTGAGGATCATATCCGCACCCATCTCGTCGATGCGGAAACCCATGAAGAATCGACCGGCAGCGCAACTGACCAGCTGATCGAGGTCGTTCACAGTTATTTCAAGTAG